The Caulobacter sp. FWC26 genome contains a region encoding:
- a CDS encoding ribonuclease HII — translation MPPGPDMMLELACGPGPVCGVDEAGRGPWAGPVSAGAVILDPDRIPKGLNDSKKLSAKARAALEEEIKDVAIAWCVGLASIEEIAKLNILHAAGLAMCRAIEGLSVTPAFALVDGNYAFKLPCPIKTVVKGDSLSCSIAAASILAKEARDRIMVEMDALYPGYGFAGHKGYHAPIHVEGLRRLGPSPIHRLGWAPVKAALAATPVNGELDL, via the coding sequence ATGCCGCCCGGACCCGACATGATGCTGGAGCTGGCCTGCGGACCGGGGCCGGTCTGCGGGGTGGACGAGGCTGGGCGCGGCCCGTGGGCCGGGCCGGTGAGCGCCGGCGCGGTGATCCTGGATCCCGACCGCATCCCCAAGGGCCTCAACGACTCCAAGAAGCTCTCGGCCAAGGCCCGCGCAGCCCTCGAAGAAGAAATCAAGGACGTCGCTATCGCCTGGTGCGTCGGCCTGGCCTCGATCGAGGAGATCGCCAAGCTCAACATCCTGCACGCGGCGGGCCTGGCCATGTGCCGGGCCATCGAGGGCCTGTCGGTTACCCCGGCCTTCGCGCTCGTGGACGGCAACTACGCCTTCAAGCTGCCCTGCCCGATCAAGACCGTGGTCAAGGGCGACAGCCTATCGTGCTCGATCGCCGCGGCCTCGATCCTGGCCAAGGAGGCCCGCGACCGGATCATGGTCGAGATGGACGCGCTCTATCCCGGCTACGGCTTCGCCGGCCACAAGGGTTACCACGCGCCGATCCACGTCGAGGGCCTGCGACGCCTCGGCCCCTCGCCGATCCACCGCCTGGGCTGGGCGCCGGTGAAGGCGGCGCTGGCGGCGACACCGGTCAACGGCGAGCTAGATCTTTGA